A stretch of the Anaeromyxobacter sp. genome encodes the following:
- a CDS encoding DUF2721 domain-containing protein yields MPAETHLQDITHTIQLAVAPVFLLTALGTTLGVLVSRLGRIVDRARRIEQRLLGEPVERHPASLAELELVSHRARLIHWGLTAGTSAALLVCLLIAVAFLGYLFDADFGVAVAILFILAMLAFVVALILFLREVFLAVASLRFGLPLEPRGEPERPPPSG; encoded by the coding sequence ATGCCCGCCGAGACCCACCTGCAGGACATCACCCACACCATCCAGCTGGCGGTGGCCCCGGTCTTCCTGCTCACCGCCCTCGGCACCACCCTGGGCGTGCTGGTCAGCCGGCTCGGCCGCATCGTGGACCGGGCCCGCCGCATCGAGCAGCGGCTGCTCGGCGAGCCCGTCGAGCGCCACCCGGCCAGCCTGGCCGAGCTGGAGCTGGTGTCGCACCGGGCCAGGCTCATCCACTGGGGGCTGACCGCCGGCACCTCGGCGGCGCTGCTGGTCTGCCTCCTCATCGCGGTGGCCTTCCTGGGCTACCTCTTCGACGCCGACTTCGGCGTGGCGGTGGCCATCCTCTTCATCCTGGCCATGCTGGCCTTCGTGGTGGCCCTGATCCTCTTCCTGCGCGAGGTCTTCCTGGCGGTGGCCTCCCTGCGGTTCGGCCTGCCGCTCGAGCCCCGCGGCGAGCCGGAGCGGCCGCCGCCTAGCGGCTGA
- a CDS encoding CsbD family protein has protein sequence MNWDRVEGNWKQLRGKVKVQWGKITDDQLDVIAGKREQLVGRVQEQYGLDKDAAEKQVDKFVSSFTDDDLKH, from the coding sequence ATGAACTGGGATCGGGTCGAAGGCAACTGGAAGCAGCTGCGCGGCAAGGTGAAGGTGCAGTGGGGCAAGATCACCGACGATCAGCTCGACGTCATCGCCGGCAAGCGCGAGCAGCTGGTGGGCCGGGTCCAGGAGCAGTACGGCCTGGACAAGGACGCGGCGGAGAAGCAGGTGGACAAGTTCGTCTCCTCCTTCACCGACGACGACCTGAAGCACTGA
- a CDS encoding PAS domain S-box protein: MSPADPATDRLRLENDALALQVTVLQLKASETRYRRLFEAAKDGILILDAATGKIVDVNPFMVELTGYSHEDFLDRHLWEIGPFKDHAASRAAFADLQAKAYVRYDDLPLQAKDGRRLDVEFVSNVYRVADQDVIQCNIRDISARKEADRQRGRLEDQLRLAQKMEAIGRLAGGVAHDFNNLLSVILSYLAFALERLGPADPASQDLLEVKKAAERAATLTRQLLAFSRRQVLQPVPLSLNQIASELGAMMGRLLGEDVELVQQLAPDLGLVLADPGQVEQVLMNLVVNARDAMPDGGRLTIETSNVEIDQEYAERHVAVKPGPYVMLMVTDTGCGMDPQTKARLYEPFFTTKEKGRGTGLGLSTAYGIVKQSGGNIWVYSEPGLGTTFKVYLPRDLSGAAPAAPPGPAASPRITGTETVLVVEDEAALLEVARRTLSGAGYRVLVAGDGAAALRGAAAHPGRIDLLLTDVIMPGMNGWTLANQLAALRPGLRVLYMSGYADDAVIHHGPIEVGTHFLAKPFTGAELARRVRAALDGGVSR, encoded by the coding sequence ATGAGCCCAGCCGACCCCGCCACCGATCGCCTCCGGCTGGAGAACGACGCCCTCGCCCTGCAGGTGACGGTGCTCCAGCTGAAGGCGTCGGAGACGCGCTACCGCCGCCTCTTCGAGGCCGCCAAGGACGGCATCCTGATCCTGGACGCGGCCACCGGGAAGATCGTGGACGTCAACCCCTTCATGGTGGAGCTGACCGGCTACTCCCACGAGGACTTCCTGGACCGGCACCTCTGGGAGATCGGCCCGTTCAAGGACCACGCCGCCTCGCGCGCCGCCTTCGCCGACCTGCAGGCCAAGGCGTACGTCCGCTATGACGACCTCCCCCTGCAGGCCAAGGACGGCCGCCGGCTCGACGTCGAGTTCGTCAGCAACGTCTACCGGGTGGCCGACCAGGACGTCATCCAGTGCAACATCCGCGACATCTCGGCGCGCAAGGAGGCCGACCGGCAGCGCGGTCGGCTGGAGGATCAGCTGCGGCTGGCGCAGAAGATGGAGGCCATCGGCCGGCTGGCCGGGGGCGTGGCGCACGACTTCAACAACCTGCTCTCGGTCATCCTGAGCTACCTGGCCTTCGCCCTGGAGCGGCTCGGGCCCGCCGACCCGGCCAGCCAGGACCTGCTGGAGGTGAAGAAGGCGGCCGAGCGGGCCGCCACCCTGACCCGCCAGCTCCTGGCCTTCAGCCGCAGGCAGGTGCTCCAGCCGGTGCCGCTCAGCCTGAACCAGATCGCCTCGGAGCTCGGCGCCATGATGGGGCGGCTGCTCGGCGAGGACGTCGAGCTCGTCCAGCAGCTGGCGCCGGACCTCGGCCTGGTGCTGGCCGACCCCGGCCAGGTGGAGCAGGTGCTGATGAACCTGGTGGTCAACGCCCGCGACGCCATGCCGGACGGCGGCCGGCTCACCATCGAGACCTCCAACGTGGAGATCGACCAGGAGTACGCCGAGCGCCACGTGGCGGTGAAGCCGGGCCCCTACGTCATGCTGATGGTCACCGACACCGGCTGCGGCATGGACCCGCAGACCAAGGCCAGGCTCTACGAGCCGTTCTTCACCACCAAGGAGAAGGGCCGGGGCACCGGGCTCGGCCTGTCCACCGCCTACGGCATCGTCAAGCAGAGCGGCGGCAACATCTGGGTCTACAGCGAGCCGGGCCTGGGGACCACCTTCAAGGTCTACCTGCCGCGCGACCTGTCCGGTGCCGCGCCGGCGGCCCCTCCGGGGCCGGCCGCCTCGCCGCGGATCACCGGCACCGAGACCGTCCTGGTGGTCGAGGACGAGGCGGCGCTCCTCGAGGTGGCGCGCCGCACCCTGAGCGGCGCCGGCTACCGGGTGCTGGTGGCCGGCGACGGCGCGGCGGCGCTGCGCGGCGCGGCGGCCCACCCGGGCAGGATCGACCTCTTGCTGACCGACGTGATCATGCCGGGGATGAACGGCTGGACCCTGGCCAACCAGCTGGCGGCGCTGCGCCCCGGGCTCCGGGTGCTCTACATGTCGGGGTACGCCGACGACGCCGTCATCCACCACGGGCCCATCGAGGTGGGGACCCACTTCCTGGCCAAGCCGTTCACCGGGGCGGAGCTGGCGCGCCGCGTCCGGGCGGCGCTGGACGGCGGCGTCAGCCGCTAG
- a CDS encoding glutathione peroxidase, producing MTVHDFQVKANDGSTVPLSRYRGKALLIVNTASECGYTPQYAGLETLYQAYRARGLEVLAFPSNDFGRQEPGSDADIKAFCQLRFKTTFPLFAKVAVKGAGADPLFQHLTAAGEPRGEVSWNFNKFLVDPAGRVVAHLASDVEPGSAELKRRLEAILPGK from the coding sequence ATGACCGTGCACGACTTCCAGGTGAAGGCCAACGACGGCTCGACGGTGCCCCTGTCGCGCTACCGCGGCAAGGCGCTGCTGATCGTCAACACCGCCTCCGAGTGCGGCTACACCCCGCAGTACGCCGGGCTGGAGACGCTCTACCAGGCCTACCGGGCGCGCGGCCTGGAGGTGCTGGCCTTCCCGTCCAACGACTTCGGCCGGCAGGAGCCGGGCTCCGACGCGGACATCAAGGCCTTCTGCCAGCTGCGCTTCAAGACCACCTTCCCGCTCTTCGCCAAGGTGGCGGTGAAGGGGGCCGGCGCCGACCCGCTCTTCCAGCACCTCACCGCGGCCGGCGAGCCGCGCGGCGAGGTGAGCTGGAACTTCAACAAGTTCCTGGTGGACCCGGCCGGCCGGGTGGTGGCCCACCTGGCCTCCGACGTCGAGCCCGGCTCGGCCGAGCTCAAGCGCCGCCTCGAGGCCATCCTGCCCGGGAAGTAG
- a CDS encoding thiamine pyrophosphate-binding protein, with product MKTGAQLLCDALEAAGVTHAFGLPGTQDLPVHEALRRSRLRFATTTHELAASFMANGYYRASGRLAPIYAIPGPGFTHALTGLAEARLDSAAALLVVGAPPGGSRAYQFQWLDQAAIAGPIAKAVVHLRHAGEVARETRRAVALAYAGEPGPVVLQWTPEAMAGLAAPDLSPPGRAPGAPEAGFAGACRRAADLVAAARRPLILAGQGALAAAPALAALAERLRAPVVTTTSARGALPEDHPLSLAFELARGGLDGLNQLVEAADCLLVLGCKLGAASTGDFRLALPAARMVRVDASAEVLAAGYPAAVEVLGTVEAFLPALAGCLGPAAPGPDAGWAAAEVAAWRARLAGGATGRLPEVAFPGLAPPTAQALFGALRRALPRDAIVVTDSGQHQELARRWLEIRSPRGLVVPSDFQSMGFGLPAAIGAALAAPARRVVAVIGDGGFAMTAMELLTAVRLALPLVVVVLVDGFYNRIRLQQLASSGHAHAVDLQNPDFAAFAAAVGVDHEVVAGDAEAVFRRALARPGVTLLEVDLGDSAAVHRARARGLARGLRRVPLARRLARWLTGRPGG from the coding sequence GTGAAGACCGGCGCCCAGCTGCTGTGCGACGCGCTCGAGGCGGCGGGCGTGACCCATGCCTTCGGGCTCCCAGGGACGCAGGACCTGCCGGTGCATGAGGCGCTTCGCCGCAGCCGGCTCCGCTTCGCCACCACCACGCACGAGCTGGCGGCCAGCTTCATGGCCAACGGCTACTACCGCGCCTCCGGCCGGCTGGCCCCGATCTACGCCATCCCCGGGCCGGGCTTCACCCACGCGCTGACGGGGCTCGCCGAGGCGCGCCTCGACTCCGCCGCGGCGCTGCTGGTGGTGGGCGCGCCGCCGGGAGGGAGCCGCGCCTACCAGTTCCAGTGGCTCGACCAGGCGGCCATCGCCGGACCCATCGCCAAGGCCGTCGTCCACCTGCGCCATGCCGGGGAGGTGGCGCGGGAGACGCGCCGCGCCGTGGCGCTGGCGTACGCCGGCGAGCCGGGGCCGGTGGTGCTGCAGTGGACCCCGGAGGCCATGGCGGGCCTGGCCGCGCCCGACCTCTCGCCGCCGGGCCGGGCCCCGGGCGCGCCGGAGGCCGGGTTCGCCGGGGCCTGCCGGCGGGCGGCCGACCTGGTGGCGGCGGCGCGGCGCCCGCTCATCCTGGCCGGGCAGGGCGCCCTGGCGGCTGCCCCGGCGCTGGCCGCCCTGGCCGAGCGGCTGCGGGCGCCGGTGGTCACCACCACCTCGGCGCGTGGGGCGCTGCCGGAGGACCACCCGCTCTCGCTGGCCTTCGAGCTGGCGCGCGGCGGGCTCGACGGCCTCAACCAGCTCGTGGAGGCGGCGGACTGCCTGCTGGTGCTGGGCTGCAAGCTGGGCGCGGCCAGCACCGGGGACTTCCGGCTGGCGCTGCCGGCGGCCCGGATGGTGCGGGTCGACGCCAGCGCCGAGGTGCTGGCGGCCGGGTACCCCGCGGCCGTCGAGGTGCTGGGCACGGTGGAGGCCTTCCTGCCCGCCCTGGCCGGCTGCCTCGGGCCGGCCGCGCCGGGTCCGGACGCCGGCTGGGCGGCCGCCGAGGTGGCGGCCTGGCGGGCACGGCTGGCCGGGGGCGCCACCGGCCGCCTCCCGGAGGTGGCCTTCCCCGGGCTGGCCCCGCCCACGGCGCAGGCGCTCTTCGGCGCCCTGCGGCGCGCCCTGCCGCGCGACGCCATCGTGGTGACCGACTCCGGCCAGCACCAGGAGCTGGCGCGCCGCTGGCTCGAGATCCGGTCGCCCCGCGGCCTCGTCGTGCCGAGCGACTTCCAGTCGATGGGGTTCGGCCTGCCGGCCGCCATCGGGGCCGCGCTGGCCGCGCCCGCCCGCCGCGTGGTAGCGGTGATCGGCGACGGCGGCTTCGCCATGACCGCCATGGAGCTGCTCACCGCGGTCCGCCTGGCCCTGCCGCTGGTGGTGGTGGTGCTGGTGGACGGGTTCTACAACCGGATCCGGCTCCAGCAGCTGGCCTCCTCCGGCCACGCCCACGCGGTGGACCTGCAGAACCCGGACTTCGCCGCCTTCGCCGCGGCCGTGGGGGTGGACCACGAGGTGGTGGCGGGCGACGCCGAGGCCGTCTTCCGGCGGGCCCTGGCGCGCCCCGGCGTGACCCTGCTGGAGGTCGACCTGGGGGACTCGGCGGCCGTCCACCGGGCGCGGGCGCGCGGCCTGGCCAGGGGCCTGCGGCGCGTCCCGCTGGCGCGGCGGCTGGCGCGCTGGCTCACCGGCCGCCCAGGCGGCTGA
- a CDS encoding carbamoyl-phosphate synthase, whose amino-acid sequence MNPRPPVLLTSADYCGSLAAARLLGGLGHPVTMAHPGRLAPASWSRHVAHRVRCPPLSPPAPFVRWLVEFGRQHPGHLYYPTSDDLAWVTAAHAAELAPHFLLLAPPLAALERLLDKAGLHALCAEAGIATPLAWFPRDRAELERLAPGITFPAIVKQRTQVLSASHAKGLVAADLGELRRGFEAFGRENPHDAAVASARPEACLPMVQAYRPEVGDGTLLVAGFADRDGRVLAARAGLKLLQRPRRLGIALCLEETPLDPALLASLGRLCRAAGYFGVFHVELIQAEGRLLLIDFNPRYYHHMAFEIARGMPLPLFVVQAALGDRAALDRLADDAERDAAPRGRAFTHWLDLRVMIHGQRLTGAMSGPDAARWRRWARLHRATLTDAVWDRTDRWPSLFDVGARLGDWLRHPRSFVRRTLLNR is encoded by the coding sequence GTGAACCCGCGACCTCCCGTCCTCCTGACGTCGGCCGACTACTGCGGCTCGCTGGCGGCGGCCAGGCTGCTGGGTGGCCTGGGCCACCCGGTGACCATGGCCCACCCCGGCCGCCTGGCGCCGGCCTCCTGGTCGCGCCACGTGGCCCACCGCGTCCGCTGCCCGCCGCTCTCCCCGCCCGCGCCCTTCGTCCGCTGGCTGGTCGAGTTCGGCCGGCAGCACCCCGGGCACCTCTACTACCCAACCAGCGACGACCTGGCCTGGGTGACCGCGGCGCACGCCGCCGAGCTGGCCCCCCACTTCCTGCTGCTGGCGCCGCCCCTGGCCGCGCTGGAGCGGCTCCTCGACAAGGCCGGGCTGCACGCCCTGTGCGCCGAGGCGGGCATCGCCACGCCGCTCGCCTGGTTCCCGCGGGATCGGGCCGAGCTGGAGCGGCTTGCACCCGGGATCACCTTCCCGGCCATCGTCAAGCAGCGCACCCAGGTGCTCTCGGCCTCGCACGCCAAGGGGCTGGTGGCCGCCGACCTCGGTGAGCTGCGCCGGGGCTTCGAGGCCTTCGGCCGGGAGAACCCGCACGACGCGGCGGTGGCCAGCGCCCGGCCCGAGGCCTGCCTGCCCATGGTGCAGGCCTACCGCCCGGAGGTGGGCGACGGCACGCTGCTGGTGGCGGGGTTCGCCGATCGGGACGGGCGGGTCCTGGCGGCCCGGGCCGGGCTCAAGCTGCTGCAGCGCCCGCGGCGGCTCGGCATCGCGCTCTGCCTGGAGGAGACGCCCCTGGACCCGGCGCTGCTGGCGTCGCTGGGGCGCCTGTGCCGCGCCGCCGGGTACTTCGGCGTCTTCCACGTCGAGCTGATCCAGGCGGAGGGGCGCCTCCTCCTCATCGACTTCAACCCGCGCTACTACCACCACATGGCCTTCGAGATCGCGCGGGGCATGCCCCTGCCGCTCTTCGTGGTCCAGGCGGCGCTGGGCGACCGGGCGGCCCTCGACCGCCTGGCGGACGACGCCGAGCGCGACGCGGCGCCGCGCGGCCGGGCCTTCACCCACTGGCTCGACCTGCGCGTCATGATCCACGGCCAGCGCCTCACCGGCGCCATGTCCGGCCCGGACGCGGCGCGCTGGCGGCGCTGGGCCCGCCTCCACCGCGCCACGCTGACCGACGCGGTCTGGGACCGCACCGACCGGTGGCCCAGCCTCTTCGACGTGGGGGCCCGGCTCGGCGACTGGCTGCGCCACCCCCGCTCCTTCGTGCGGCGGACGCTGCTCAACCGGTGA
- a CDS encoding PAS domain-containing protein: protein MPGRKARPRTPRKAAARSPGKAARRPAPAVSVRPAIRPAVRPAVRPAAVAPAVASVAPQSGQAPGPIIVGLGASAGGLNALEQFFANTPPGLGLAYVVVQHLDPEHVSALVPLLQRISRLPVVEATDGMTAQADVVHVIPPNRELAIAGGVLALTLPSAPRGQRMAVDGFLGSLARDQGGEAVGVILSGTGSDGAHGLLAIHQAGGLCLVQAPPSARFDGMPLAALAAVPASLVAPADRLPAALAGALELRGPGGPTRPSGLPRAAPSSPPPAAAGALDRVLATLRTATGRDFSRYKRSSVARRVERRMAANAIGDLEVYARHLREHPAEVKTLFQDLLINVTGFFRDPQAFQALQDQALEKLVMGKAAGEVVRVWVAGCASGEEAYSIAILLREVLDRTQRELKVQVYATDLDGDAIAAARAGVYPGSIQADVSPERLRRFFVAEGAGYRVKKEIREQVVFAVHDLLKDPPFTRLDLLSCRNVFIYLESALQSRLLDLFHYALRPGGVLFLSPAEGLGDRADLFTPLDRKWRLFRARRGMASAGAVLTSGLAWVRHPGSETMRKTQPGDFAEMTRRLLLASYAPASVLTDREGTILFVHGDTGPYLRPAPGQPTLSVAEMAREGLQLEVRAALRRAGNTGKAVRRPGIPVRWHGATQTVDLTVRPVATPAGAPPLLLVTFQEARAAAPTKAAGAKGGRRAAGQDRSQELARALAATRESLQATIEEQQTSQEELQASNEELQSTNEEVQASNEELETAKEELQSVNEELTTVNAELQAKVEQLTGMQDDLKNLFEAISVATVFLDERLRVKRFSREACRLYRLAAGDVGRPLVDLKSNLVDHDLLAEAQLVLDTLVPVEREVRTTAGAWYLARLVPYRTVDGVIRGVVLTFTDISGRVAAEAAARVERELAERVMASVREPLLVLDAGLRVVTASPSFHRAFGTTPPAVAGRHVYELAERRWDLPALRELLERVLPHQESFEGFEVKAAFADGAPHTMRLDARRISGGAGAIELILLGFSLEPRAAGAAAAIKPAAGFSPGA from the coding sequence ATGCCAGGCAGGAAGGCTCGCCCCAGGACGCCCAGGAAGGCAGCCGCCCGGAGCCCGGGGAAGGCCGCACGTCGGCCAGCGCCAGCGGTCTCGGTCCGTCCGGCCATCCGGCCGGCGGTCAGACCGGCGGTCCGACCGGCGGCCGTGGCGCCGGCCGTGGCGTCGGTGGCCCCGCAGTCCGGCCAGGCCCCTGGCCCCATCATCGTCGGCCTGGGCGCCTCGGCCGGCGGCCTCAACGCCCTGGAGCAGTTCTTCGCCAACACGCCGCCCGGCCTCGGCCTGGCCTACGTGGTGGTGCAGCACCTGGATCCCGAGCACGTCAGCGCCCTGGTGCCGCTCCTGCAGCGGATCTCCCGGCTCCCGGTCGTCGAGGCCACCGACGGGATGACGGCGCAGGCCGACGTGGTGCACGTCATCCCGCCCAACCGCGAGCTGGCGATCGCCGGAGGCGTCCTGGCCCTGACCCTGCCGAGCGCGCCGCGCGGGCAGCGCATGGCGGTGGACGGCTTCCTCGGCTCGCTGGCCAGGGACCAGGGCGGCGAGGCGGTGGGGGTGATCCTCTCCGGCACCGGCTCCGATGGGGCGCACGGCCTCCTCGCGATCCACCAGGCCGGCGGCCTCTGCCTGGTGCAGGCGCCGCCCTCGGCCCGCTTCGACGGCATGCCGCTGGCGGCCCTGGCCGCGGTGCCCGCCAGCCTGGTGGCCCCGGCCGACCGGCTCCCCGCTGCCCTGGCCGGCGCCCTCGAGCTGCGCGGGCCCGGCGGGCCCACCCGCCCGTCCGGCCTGCCGCGGGCCGCGCCGTCCAGCCCGCCGCCGGCCGCGGCGGGCGCCCTGGACCGCGTCCTGGCCACCCTGCGCACCGCCACCGGCCGCGACTTCTCCAGGTACAAGCGCAGCTCGGTGGCCCGGCGCGTCGAGCGGCGCATGGCCGCCAACGCCATCGGCGACCTCGAGGTCTACGCCCGCCACCTGCGGGAGCACCCCGCCGAGGTGAAGACCCTCTTCCAGGACCTCCTCATCAACGTCACCGGCTTCTTCCGCGACCCCCAGGCCTTCCAGGCGCTGCAGGACCAGGCCCTGGAGAAGCTGGTCATGGGCAAGGCCGCCGGCGAGGTGGTGCGGGTGTGGGTGGCCGGCTGCGCCTCCGGCGAGGAGGCCTACTCCATCGCCATCCTGCTGCGTGAGGTGCTGGACCGGACGCAGCGCGAGCTGAAGGTGCAGGTCTACGCCACCGACCTCGACGGGGACGCCATCGCCGCGGCGCGGGCCGGCGTCTACCCGGGCAGCATCCAGGCCGACGTCTCGCCCGAGCGGCTGCGCCGCTTCTTCGTGGCGGAGGGCGCCGGGTACCGGGTCAAGAAGGAGATCCGCGAGCAGGTGGTGTTCGCGGTCCACGACCTCCTCAAGGACCCGCCCTTCACCCGGCTGGACCTGCTGAGCTGCCGCAACGTCTTCATCTACCTGGAGTCGGCGCTGCAGTCCCGCCTCCTGGACCTGTTCCACTACGCCCTCCGGCCGGGCGGGGTGCTGTTCCTCTCGCCGGCCGAGGGCCTGGGCGACCGGGCCGACCTGTTCACCCCCCTCGACCGGAAGTGGCGGCTCTTCCGGGCCAGGCGCGGCATGGCCTCCGCCGGCGCCGTCCTGACCAGCGGGCTGGCGTGGGTGCGCCACCCCGGGAGCGAGACCATGCGCAAGACCCAGCCCGGCGACTTCGCCGAGATGACCCGGCGCCTGCTGCTGGCCAGCTACGCGCCCGCCTCGGTGCTGACCGACCGGGAGGGCACCATCCTCTTCGTGCACGGCGACACCGGCCCCTACCTGCGGCCGGCGCCTGGCCAGCCCACCCTGAGCGTGGCCGAGATGGCGCGGGAGGGGCTGCAGCTGGAGGTGCGCGCCGCCCTGCGCCGCGCCGGGAACACCGGCAAGGCGGTGCGCCGGCCCGGCATCCCGGTCCGGTGGCACGGGGCCACCCAGACCGTGGACCTGACGGTGCGGCCGGTGGCCACCCCGGCGGGCGCCCCGCCGCTGCTGCTGGTGACCTTCCAGGAGGCCCGGGCGGCGGCGCCCACCAAGGCCGCCGGCGCCAAGGGCGGCCGGCGCGCCGCCGGCCAGGACCGCTCCCAGGAGCTGGCCCGCGCCCTGGCCGCCACCCGGGAGAGCCTGCAGGCCACCATCGAGGAGCAGCAGACCTCCCAGGAGGAGCTGCAGGCCTCCAACGAGGAGCTGCAGTCCACCAACGAGGAGGTCCAGGCCAGCAACGAGGAGCTGGAGACCGCCAAGGAGGAGCTGCAGTCGGTCAACGAGGAGCTCACCACCGTCAACGCCGAGCTCCAGGCCAAGGTGGAGCAGCTGACCGGGATGCAGGACGACCTGAAGAACCTGTTCGAGGCCATCAGCGTCGCCACGGTCTTCCTGGACGAGCGGCTGCGGGTCAAGCGGTTCTCGCGGGAGGCCTGCCGCCTCTACCGCCTGGCGGCCGGCGACGTGGGCCGCCCCCTGGTGGACCTCAAGTCCAACCTGGTGGACCACGACCTGCTGGCCGAGGCCCAGCTGGTGCTCGACACCCTGGTGCCGGTGGAGCGGGAGGTGCGCACCACCGCCGGCGCCTGGTACCTGGCGCGGCTGGTCCCCTACCGGACGGTGGATGGCGTCATCCGCGGGGTGGTGCTGACCTTCACCGACATCAGCGGCCGGGTGGCGGCCGAGGCCGCCGCCCGGGTCGAGCGGGAGCTGGCCGAGCGGGTGATGGCCTCGGTGCGCGAGCCGCTGCTGGTCCTCGACGCCGGCCTGCGGGTGGTCACCGCCAGCCCGTCCTTCCACCGGGCCTTCGGCACCACGCCGCCGGCCGTGGCCGGCCGGCACGTCTACGAGCTGGCCGAGCGGCGCTGGGATCTCCCGGCGCTCCGGGAGCTGCTGGAGCGGGTCCTGCCGCACCAGGAGTCCTTCGAGGGCTTCGAGGTGAAGGCCGCCTTCGCCGACGGCGCGCCCCACACCATGCGCCTCGACGCCCGGCGCATCTCCGGGGGCGCCGGGGCCATCGAGCTCATCCTGCTGGGGTTCAGCCTGGAGCCGCGGGCGGCCGGCGCCGCCGCAGCGATCAAGCCCGCGGCCGGGTTCTCGCCAGGGGCCTGA
- a CDS encoding AI-2E family transporter, with the protein MTAISHPFRGLRALLVAAALVIVVQGVHQAEEVLVSFLLAIFLAMLGTPPVLWLERKRVPTFVAVLLVVSGMVATLVVSGAIVGASVTSFYDELPAYQARSKEQVAALQSFLSARGIRGIDKVLLGYVNPGAIMGLTAGLLTGLGSAVSNVVLILLTTAFILFEASSFPVKLRAVLGDPRQVFPEFTAFVGEILRYMLIKTLVSLATGVLVGGWLAILGVDFAVLWGFLAFLLNYVPNVGSTIAAIPAVFLALLQLGLGPALLAAAGYMVVNFVLDNVIEARLMGRRLNLSTLVVFLSLMVWGALLGPVGMVICIPLTMTVRFACEQNEGTRWIALLLGPEVPVRAAPAAAGPGPT; encoded by the coding sequence ATGACCGCCATCAGCCATCCCTTCCGCGGCCTGCGCGCCCTGCTGGTGGCCGCGGCGCTGGTGATCGTCGTGCAGGGCGTCCACCAGGCCGAGGAGGTCCTGGTCTCCTTCCTGCTGGCCATCTTCCTGGCCATGCTCGGCACGCCGCCGGTGCTCTGGCTGGAGCGCAAGCGCGTCCCCACCTTCGTGGCGGTGCTGCTGGTGGTGTCCGGCATGGTCGCGACCCTGGTGGTGTCCGGGGCCATCGTGGGCGCCTCCGTCACCAGCTTCTACGACGAGCTGCCCGCCTACCAGGCCCGCTCGAAGGAGCAGGTGGCGGCGCTGCAGTCGTTCCTGTCCGCCCGGGGCATCCGCGGCATCGACAAGGTCCTGCTCGGCTACGTCAACCCCGGGGCCATCATGGGCCTGACCGCCGGGCTGCTCACCGGGCTGGGCTCGGCGGTCTCCAACGTGGTCCTGATCCTGCTGACCACCGCCTTCATCCTGTTCGAGGCCTCCAGCTTCCCGGTCAAGCTGCGCGCCGTGCTCGGCGATCCGCGGCAGGTGTTCCCGGAGTTCACCGCCTTCGTGGGGGAGATCCTGCGCTACATGCTCATCAAGACCCTGGTGAGCCTGGCCACCGGGGTGCTGGTCGGCGGCTGGCTGGCCATCCTGGGCGTGGACTTCGCCGTCCTGTGGGGCTTCCTGGCCTTCCTGCTCAACTACGTGCCGAACGTCGGCTCCACCATCGCCGCCATCCCGGCGGTCTTCCTGGCGCTGCTCCAGCTGGGGCTCGGCCCGGCCCTGCTGGCGGCCGCCGGCTACATGGTCGTCAACTTCGTCCTCGACAACGTCATCGAGGCCCGGCTGATGGGCCGCCGGCTCAACCTCTCCACCCTGGTGGTGTTCCTCTCGCTGATGGTCTGGGGCGCCCTGCTCGGGCCGGTGGGCATGGTCATCTGCATCCCGCTCACCATGACCGTCCGGTTCGCCTGCGAGCAGAACGAGGGCACCCGCTGGATCGCCCTGCTGCTCGGGCCCGAGGTGCCGGTCCGGGCCGCGCCGGCCGCTGCGGGGCCAGGGCCCACCTGA